The Vibrio sp. STUT-A11 region ATAGGTATAACCATGGCCGATTGCGCCCCACTGGTCGGTACCATTTTCCAGTACATTCCATACTCGTTCGCCGACAATCACCCCAGAAAGTGGCTGGTACGCGGAGGTTAGCCCTTTTGCCACAGTGATAAGGTCGGGTTTCATGTCATAATGGATGGAGCCAAAATCGGCACCTAAACGGCCAAAGCCACACACTACTTCATCAGCGATCAACAGAACATCGTATTTATCTAGGACTTTACGAATTGCCTGCCAGTAGCCTTCTGGTGGCGGCACAATGCCACCTGTCCCGAGTACAGGTTCCGCGATCATTGCCGCGATGGTTTCTGGTCCCTCCGCAAGAATCATCGCCTCAAGCTGATCCGCGCAGTATTGGGAGAATTCCAGTTCCGACATGCTGTCATCTTCTCGGCGATAATAATAAGGTGCCATAGTATGTTTTATACGCTCAAGCGGAAGATCAAAGTGGGCATGGAACAGTGGCAGGCCAGTCATCGAACCCGAGGCAATGCTTGAACCATGGTAAGCGCGATCACGGGAGATGATCTTTTTCTTCTCTGGCAAACCACGAACATTATTGTAATACCACACTAGTTTTAGTTGGGTTTCGTTGGCATCACTACCGGACATGCCGTAGTAGACTTTACTCATGCCATCCGGAGACATTTTGATGATACGGTCGGAGAGTTTAACCAAGGCCTCATTGGTATGACCGACATAGGTGTGGTAATAGGCAAGTTCTTTCGCTTGTTCATAGATCGCATCGGCCATCTCTGTTCTGCCATAACCGATATTCACACAGTACAAACCAGCGAAGCCGTCGAGCAGTTCATTTCCCTCAGAATCCGTGATTCGAATGCCTTGCCCGTTAGAAATGATTCTTCCCGGAAGCTCACCAGCCGCATACTGCTTTAAATGCGTTGAGGCATGAAATACACGTTGACGGTCGATCTCTAGAAGTTGTTGGGTTTTAGTGCTCATAATCATTCTCCTGTTGATATTGTAATTTCCTGTCTCAACTGCCACTGACTGTCGGTAATGCACCTAAGCAGCAATATTTAATCTCGCTGTATTCTTCAAAGCCGTGAAGGCTTCCCTCCCGTCCTAATCCGGACTGTTTTACGCCGCCAAAGGGGATTGGATGACCAGTCATCTTGACGGAGTTTACGCTTACCATGCCAAACTCTAACCCACGCATACATCGCCAGATTTGGCGAATATCATGGCCATAAACATAGGCAGCAAGACCATATTCGGTGTCGTTACTCATTTCTATAACGCGGTCTAAATCTTGATAAGGAAGCACGCCTGCGACCGGGCAAAAGTTCTCTTCACGGTACACGGCCATTTCTGGCGTTACATCGGCGAGTAGAGTCGGAGCGAAGAAGTTATCGCCCGGAACTGCGTCGTGGTAACCCGCGACTAATCTTGCACCTTTATCCAGCGCGTCACGGACGAGGTCATGGGCTTTGTCTACAGCGGCTCGATTGATCAGCGGTCCCATCGTGGATTTGTCGTCTAAGCCGTTCCCCAACACAATCATGCTCATCTGTTTGGCAAACGCTGCTAAGAACGGCTCGTATTTATCCTGTGGCACAAAAATTCGGTTGGCGGCCAAACAATCTTGTCCGGCGGTTTGGAATTTCGCGTCTACGGCTGCTTTGGCTGCGGCTTCAACTTCCATATCCGGTAGTACGATAAAGGGCGCATTGCCACCCAGTTCCATACTGCACTTCTTCACGGTTTGGGCAGCGTCACGAAGCAGCAGTTTGCCAACGCGAGTGGAGCCAGTGAAAGAGAGCGCTTTGACCTTGTCTGAGCGACATAGCGTCTGCGAAACCATGGAAGCGTCACCAGTGACCACGTTAAATACGCCTGCTGGAAATTCTGCTCGGTCGGCTAATTCCGCCAATGCCAAGGAGGAGAAAGGGGTTTCACTGGCGGGCTTAATGATCACTGGACAGCCAATGGCTAATGCGGCGGCCGCTTTTCTCGTGACCATGGCATTGGGGAAATTCCATGGCGTAATCAGGGCTGCAACCCCAATAGGCTCGCGTATTGTCGAAAGCTGAGCATTGGGTATATGGCTGGGAATCGTTTCACCGTAGCTACGACGCGCTTCTTCAGCAAACCAACGGATAAACGATGCGCCGTAATCTATTTCTCCGAGTGCATCGTTTAAGGTTTTGCCTTGTTCCATTACCATTAAGCGGGCAAGATCGGGTTTGGATTGCACAATCAGATCATGCCAGCGCATTAATATTTCAGCGCGTTGTTCTGCCTGCATTTGTCGCCATTGACGAAAGGCACGATCAGCATCATCGATGGCTTTATACAGCTGCTGTTGAGACAGTCGGGTGATGTAACCGATAACCGTATCATCGGCCGGATTACTCACCGGGTGGAAGTTATCACCGCTGGTCCATTTGCCATTAACGTACGCTAACCCTCTGACTAAGCGTACGTCTTCCATGATTGCCATCATGTCGTGTGAAGCTTTAACTTCGTCGCCATGTTTGATTTCGTTGCTATGAAACGGGTGAAGTGCTGCCATAAGTCCCTCTCGAGCATCGTTGTCCATAGATAAACTCTAATCGAGGAGAGGGATAAATTATTTCTGATGCAGGGGCTGGTAGTTGGAGATTTTTCTTTATAAAGACAGAAAATGGCGGTTTTTTCTGTTCACTATCGGTTTAACTTTCCCTTTTATAACAAAGCGTTTTGATTGAACTCTAAATTACCTGAATCTCGCTTGATGGTTTTGGTGACGATATAAGTAAAGTAGCGTTCAATGCCGACTTCAGAATCCAGCCAGTTGTCGATAAGCCTTTGGTATTGGTCGATATCTTCGGATTGAACCTTGAGAATATAATCAACTCCGCCGCCTGTGGCGTAGCAATCGGTCACTTCAGGGGTATGCCTGACCAATTGCTCAAAGCGTTTGAACGCCTGCGCATTGTGTTCTTTGAGTGAAACCTCGACCATGACAGACGTACGTTTAAATAACACATCGGCATTCACCTTTGCGCCATAACCTTCGATAATGCCCGCTTCTTCGAGCTTTTTAACCCGTTCCCAGCACGGACTGACGGACAGGTTTATTTCTTCTGCAAGATGAGATTTAGTAATGCGACCATTGTCGTGCAGAATCTGTAAAATTTTGACGTCGTAGCGATCGAGGCGCATGGTTGGTCTCCTCTTGATTGGGACGAAATACTGACGAAAGTATGTACGATGTTTAAATGAACTTGCCACAATCCTTCGCAATGACAGCGAGCGTGTCTCCAATATTCACCATAGCAGGAAAACGGCGTGCGGCGAAAATACCGTCTCGCTCTGCTTGATATTCTATTGGCGCTTCGCCGGTGCGTTCGATGGAGTAGATTCTGACAATAACATCGCCTTGCTCAATGATGTCTCCAAGCTCAAACAGGTACTCTGTGATACCTTTATGCTGACTTTGCACGTAGCAGTCTGCATCGGGCATATCGAGTAATTGGGTTAGCTGAAGGGGGGACTCATATTCTCCGGGCAGGTTGCCGGCAAAGCGCAAAAAGTTGCGAATACCGCGGTCTGCAAACTGAATAGTTTGTGGCGTACTGGTTCCGCCCCCTCGAAGCTCTGTTGTAACGAACACTTTGTCCTGAGATTCAACGGCGGTGTCATACAAGCTGGTGGCATCCATTTCGAGCATGATCATGGTATAAGGGGCACCAAACAGTTTCGCTCCCAGTATGCAGGCTTCTTCCTGTTGTGGATTATCTAAGCGATGCGCGGCAGCAAAAGGGACGATATCTAACGTTTTCCCCCCTGAGTGAATGTCCAGGGCGAAGTCGCATAGAGGTACCAGATAACGAGTAAAATAATCGGCGATCTTTTCCGTTGTGGTCCCTACTGGGTTGCCGGGAAAACTTCGGTTTAAGTTGCCTTTGTCGATAGGGGAAGTACGAGAGGCATTCTGAACCGCTGGCAAATTCATCATTGGTACAACAATGACGCGGCCGCGTATTTGTTCCGGCTGTAGTGAACTCGATAGCTTTAAGAGGCTGGTGATCCCTTCATATTCGTCACCATGGTTGCCCCCTGTCAGTAATGATGTTGGACCCGGGCCATTTTTAATCACCGTTATTGGGATCATAATGCTTCCCCATGCGGAATCGTCATGGGAATGAGGGAGGGTTAGAAATCCGTGTTGAGTTCCTTCTCGGTCAAAGTCTACGGTGGCTGTGATCGAGCTATTTTGCATGCCATTTCCTCTTCGTTGCTGCGTATTCTAGGTTTACATCCATCATTAATGTTTAATAAACAAATGGCGCGGAAAGTCGCACAGAGTTTTCGCGCCAAGTCGGGTGATGACAATACTCTCAGTCGTCTCTAATCCCCAGTCTTTAAACCATAGGCCGGGCATAAAGTGGAACGTCATGCCCTCTTTTAGAACGGTTTTGTCGGTGTCGCGAAGACTCATGGTCCGTTCGCCCCAATCGGGTGGATAACTCAGGCCAATCGGATAACCGCAGCGTGCACCCTCGCGAGAAAAGCCTGCTTTATCGAGAACCTTATTCAACGCATTGGCAATATCAGCACAAGTATTTCCCGGTTTTGCAGCCTCTAAGCCAGCCTCAAGCCCGCGAGTCAGTGCTTCATCTGCGCGTTTAAATTTATCGTCAGGTTCACCCAAGAAAATGGTGCGGGAGAGAGGGCAGTGGTAACGCCTGTGCGCCCCTGCGATCTCAAAGAAAGTCCCTTCTCCTTTTTTGAACGGTCTGTCGTCCCACGTTAAGTGTGGCGCAGATGCATCAGCACCTGAAGGCAATAGCGGAACAATAGCAGTGTAATCACCAAAATGTTCTTCGTGGCCAAGGACGGCCTGACGGTTTATTTCTGCAACCAGATGATGTTTAGGTAAGCCCGGTTCTATCATGTCAAACGCGACACGGTGCATGTTTTCTACAATACGCGCAGCGCGGTACATATAAGATAATTCTTGATCTGACTTTACCGCCCGACACCAGTTAACCAAACCAGTGGCATCGAGTAACTGCGCATTCGGCAAATGGTCAATCAACGATTCGTAAGCGGTCGCACTGAAGTAATAGTTGTCCTTTTCTACACCAATGCGTCCACGGTCCCAGCAGCGGGGCGTCAACACAGACTCAACCAGATAATCCATTGGATGCAGAGGTGGGTTCATCACATAGTGATCGGGGTAGGAGGCGATGTTTTCTGCCGACATATACGCGGTTCGATAAGCGCCGTTTGCGTCGTGGTAGCGTCCATACCAGATAGGTTCTCCTTCAGGACCTACTATCACACACTGTGGCACATAAAAAGACCATCCATCGTACCCGGTCAACCAAGACATGTTGGATGGGTCATGAATGATGAGTACATCTAATTCTCGTTCGAGCATCGATTGTCGAACTTTAGATAAACGTTCTTGGAATTCCTCCAACGTAAAATGCATAGTAATGCCTCTCATACACTCTCCTTGTTGAAAATCCGATGCTCTTTGCCCTCGGAAGTGAGGCCTAAAATTCCATACTCAGGTCACTTAGACCTGTTATTATTTTTAACCACGGTTTGAAATTGATGGCTAAAAATATCGGCACATTTATCTGCTCCTCGTCGTTTTAATTCTTATCAATAACGACAAGTGTGGTTGAGATTCGTCCTTAATGCCGCATTTTTTTATGTAAAAAACGCTGACACTCGTTTCTCGACAAAGATGTATTATGGAAAGTCAAATCGGTAGGTCTATGTATTTTAGGTTTTTTCTGACAAGAGGCTGTGAACTGATTATCTTCGACTTGTGGGCAAAGATTGATCGAGATAGTCTTATGATTAATGGCTAATTGGGTACGTTTTTCACTGAATGAGCCCGTGCTATTGAAAGATCAACAGGCTCTAGTCTTTGAACTGATAAAGCGATATTAGCTCACTTTTTGAGTGGATTCTTTTATTTGCAATGAGCCCTGATACTGGAAGTGTTTTTGCTTAGTTTGTTGCTCATTATTAAGCGTGAGTGCCGTGGTGACAGCATCTCGGGTTAGCTCCGAAACTGGTAGTGTAACGGTAGACAGGCGTGGCACGATATAATCGGCAGTTGGATCGCCATCAATACCGATGACGGAGATATCTTCCGGAACCTTTATGCCTCTATCATGCAATGCGCGGATAGCTCCGATGGCCATTGAGTCGGTACAAGAAAAAATAGCGCTAAAAGGTGTGCCACTATCAATGAGTTTGATCGTTGCGTCATAACCACTTTTGGTGGTGCTCTCACCTTCCAAAATAAGTGAGTCTACGACCTCGACACCATGCTCTTTCAGGGCTTCTTTGTAGGCAGAAAGACGTTTATGACCGGTACTGCTGGACATTGGTGTAGTTATACAGGCGACGTGTTTATGGCCAATGTCCAAAAGGTAGTTGGTTGCAAGGCGAGCGACTTGTTCTTGGTCAAAACCGAAACTAAATAATTTCTCATCATCCAAAGCACGGTTGATAACGATAAGCTGGGTTTTGATTTCCTGTTGAAGAGTAGAAAGCTGCTGCTCGGACAAATGGCGGCTATAAACAAGAATGGCATCACAGTTATGGGCATTCAGCGAGCGAACCGCGTCTTCTTCCCCTTCTGCATTGTCGCTACTGTTCATAACAAATAACTTCTTGTCTGCTTTTTGCATATCCAGTGCGGCTTCGGTCAGCATGGAACTAAAATAGTGGCTTTCAAAATGAGGAAGAATTAAACCGAATGTATTGTAGCTGTTTGTCGCCAGAGCGCGGGCAAAAGCATTAGGTTGATAACCTAAAGATTTCATTGCTGCTAATACAGACTCACGGGTCTGATCTTTAACATATTCGCTTCCATTAATAACTCTAGATACGGTCGCTTTCGATACACCTGCAGCTTTACATACGTCTTTGATTGTCGCCATTTTTCTACTCTCAAACACAACAGCTTGTCAGTTTACACTATTTGTCTGAACGAAAGTAAATTGTTGTCTTGTTTTAGCTATAAACTGGTGTTCATTCACAGCCGGAGGAAACTTGGTTTAGTGTGTAACGTTGTCATCTTACGCTGGACGTCACACTTTTTTGAAATAGTTAGTTAATGTAATGTAACCGGTTACATTGCTTGTTATACTGCAATGGAAAATCAGAGGGTTCTTAATGAGTAAAAAAGTATCAACATGCTTCGCTATTAAGTTGTCTTCCTGATATGGCCCCTACTGGGTTAACCTGTCGAGACAGCGAAATCTGAATCCTGCATCTTAAAGTCATTTAGAAATCATTTTTCACATCTAAGGAACAGGAAACCATTTTGATAGATACAATTATTTTTGATATGGACGGAGTGCTTGTTGATTCCGAACCTTTCTGGCGTAAGGCAAAAGTCAATGCAGTTGCCCGTTTTGGTGGACAGATTACCGAACAGCTCGCTTATCAGAGTACTGGCCTGCGCATTGACGAAATTGCTAATTACTGGATTCGCTACTGCGATTTGGACCCGAAGTGCGCGTCCGATCTTGCGGATACCATTTTGGTGGAAGTGATAGGACAAATTAAAGCACATGGTCAATTGCTTCCTGGTGTAAAGGAATCTCTGGATTTATTGGCTAAGACTGATTTGAAAATAGGCTTGGCTTCATCTTCGCCATTGCGTCTAATCGAAGCGGTTCTGGAAACATTTGAAATCGGTAAGTACTTCTCGATTTATGTTTCCGCGGAGCATTTGCCGTATGGAAAACCGCATCCACAGGTGTATATGGGCGCGGCCGTTAAATTGAATGCTGAACCTTATAATTGTCTGGCGATTGAAGACTCCGTCAACGGTTTGATTGCGGCGAAGGCTGCTGGCATGACTGCTATCTGTGTCCCTGAGCCAGGGCAAGAAATGAATCCGCGCTTTGGTATCGCTGATATCAAACTGACTTCTCTTGAAGATTTTTCTACGTCCAAAGAGGTGGTTAAACTTCTCGGTAAATCGATAGCCTGATCTTGTACGTATTAGAGATTGGCTGACGGCATTCGCTGCAATTTAGGTTGAATAAAAAGGCTTCCCCTAGGATCTAGAGAAGCCCTTTTTTGTTCCTAAAATATCTACTTTGACTTAAATCCGTTATCTGCGGCCGTGGTTTATGAGCGATCTTCAGGATAAAAAATGCACCCTTTACCGCAGGCTCAGGGTGCATTGTGTCTATTTACAGTTTTTTCAATGTCGCTTTACAGTTTGTCACCGTTGCTGCTGATGACGCCTTGGTACCAGTAGAAACTCTTCTTACGGCTACGCTCCATGGTACCAGTGCCATCGTCGTGGCGATCAACATGGATAAAGCCATAGCGTTTACGGTATTCACCCGTACCATAAGAGACACAATCGATACAGCCCCAAGGGGTGTAACCCATCAGATCAACGCCATCGTAATTAACGGCTTTCTGCATTTCTTCAATATGCGCTTTCAGGTAGTCGATTCGGTAGTCATCGTTGATTTCGCCGTTCTCTTCGACCTTGTCTATCGCGCCAAAACCATTTTCTACAATGAATAATGGCTTGTTGTAGCGCTCATACAGTTCGCAGAGTGAGTAACGCAAGCCGACAGGATCAATCTGCCAACCCCATTCAGAGGCTTGAACGTGAGGGTTCTTCACGCTGCCGGTAAAGCCACTCATTGAGCCTTCTGTTGTTTCTTCCGCATCGGCTTTTACCGCTACCGACATGTAGTAGCTGAACCCGACATAATCGCAGACGCCTTCTTTTAAGATTTCCAGATCGCCTGGTTCCATCTTGATGTTGTAGCCTTTACGTTCCCAGGCTTTCAGGGTGTAGGCTGGGTATTCACCACGCATATGGACATCACTAAAGAAGAAACGGTTACGCATTGCTTCTTGAGCCAGCATGACATCATCCGGATTACACGAATATGGATAAATTGGTACCCACGCAACCATACAGCCAATTTGGAAGTCCGGGTTGATCTCATGACCTAACTTGACCACTTTTGCACTGGCTACCATTTCATGGTGAACCACCTGGTACATACATTCTTCTGGATTTTCCTCAATCGTGTAATCTACGCCTGAGTTTGAGTAGCCCCACAGAGGTAAATGCAAATCGCGTTGGTTGTTGATCTCGTTAAACGTCATCCAGTATTTCACTTTGTTTTTGTAACGACGCATAACAGTTTCTGCGTAGCGAACAAAGAAATCGACCACACGACGATCTTTAAAGCCCCCGTATTCTTTCGACAAATGCAGCGGCATTTCAAAGTGAGATAAGGTAATAACTGGCTCAATACCGTGTTTCAATAACTCATCGAACAAGTCATCGTAGTACTGTAAACCTGCTTCGTTTGGTACTAACTCGTCACCTTTAGGGAAAATACGTGGCCAGTAGATTGACGTACGGAAACATTTGAAGCCCATCTCAGCCAGCAGTGCAACATCACCCTTGTAGTGATCGTAAAACGCAGTAGCCTCGTGGTTAGGGTAGTGATAACCCTCCAACACACCGTCGGTAATTTTGCGCTGGGTGTTAACATCACCACCGGACAACACATCAACAATACTCGGGCCTTTACCATCTCGGTCCCAACCACCTTCAACTTGGTGAGCTGCAACTGCGCCGCCCCATAAAAAGTTTTCCGGAAAAATACTACTCATCTTTACTTACCCTTAAGCCATTTGAATAACAGGCTGTCCAATTTCAATTTGTTTATCTTCTTGATCTTGCTCGAT contains the following coding sequences:
- the doeB gene encoding N(2)-acetyl-L-2,4-diaminobutanoate deacetylase DoeB — encoded protein: MQNSSITATVDFDREGTQHGFLTLPHSHDDSAWGSIMIPITVIKNGPGPTSLLTGGNHGDEYEGITSLLKLSSSLQPEQIRGRVIVVPMMNLPAVQNASRTSPIDKGNLNRSFPGNPVGTTTEKIADYFTRYLVPLCDFALDIHSGGKTLDIVPFAAAHRLDNPQQEEACILGAKLFGAPYTMIMLEMDATSLYDTAVESQDKVFVTTELRGGGTSTPQTIQFADRGIRNFLRFAGNLPGEYESPLQLTQLLDMPDADCYVQSQHKGITEYLFELGDIIEQGDVIVRIYSIERTGEAPIEYQAERDGIFAARRFPAMVNIGDTLAVIAKDCGKFI
- the doeA gene encoding ectoine hydrolase DoeA (DoeA (degradation of ectoine A) is also called EutD (ectoine utilization D).) gives rise to the protein MRGITMHFTLEEFQERLSKVRQSMLERELDVLIIHDPSNMSWLTGYDGWSFYVPQCVIVGPEGEPIWYGRYHDANGAYRTAYMSAENIASYPDHYVMNPPLHPMDYLVESVLTPRCWDRGRIGVEKDNYYFSATAYESLIDHLPNAQLLDATGLVNWCRAVKSDQELSYMYRAARIVENMHRVAFDMIEPGLPKHHLVAEINRQAVLGHEEHFGDYTAIVPLLPSGADASAPHLTWDDRPFKKGEGTFFEIAGAHRRYHCPLSRTIFLGEPDDKFKRADEALTRGLEAGLEAAKPGNTCADIANALNKVLDKAGFSREGARCGYPIGLSYPPDWGERTMSLRDTDKTVLKEGMTFHFMPGLWFKDWGLETTESIVITRLGAKTLCDFPRHLFIKH
- a CDS encoding LacI family DNA-binding transcriptional regulator codes for the protein MATIKDVCKAAGVSKATVSRVINGSEYVKDQTRESVLAAMKSLGYQPNAFARALATNSYNTFGLILPHFESHYFSSMLTEAALDMQKADKKLFVMNSSDNAEGEEDAVRSLNAHNCDAILVYSRHLSEQQLSTLQQEIKTQLIVINRALDDEKLFSFGFDQEQVARLATNYLLDIGHKHVACITTPMSSSTGHKRLSAYKEALKEHGVEVVDSLILEGESTTKSGYDATIKLIDSGTPFSAIFSCTDSMAIGAIRALHDRGIKVPEDISVIGIDGDPTADYIVPRLSTVTLPVSELTRDAVTTALTLNNEQQTKQKHFQYQGSLQIKESTQKVS
- a CDS encoding NAD-dependent succinate-semialdehyde dehydrogenase; the protein is MAALHPFHSNEIKHGDEVKASHDMMAIMEDVRLVRGLAYVNGKWTSGDNFHPVSNPADDTVIGYITRLSQQQLYKAIDDADRAFRQWRQMQAEQRAEILMRWHDLIVQSKPDLARLMVMEQGKTLNDALGEIDYGASFIRWFAEEARRSYGETIPSHIPNAQLSTIREPIGVAALITPWNFPNAMVTRKAAAALAIGCPVIIKPASETPFSSLALAELADRAEFPAGVFNVVTGDASMVSQTLCRSDKVKALSFTGSTRVGKLLLRDAAQTVKKCSMELGGNAPFIVLPDMEVEAAAKAAVDAKFQTAGQDCLAANRIFVPQDKYEPFLAAFAKQMSMIVLGNGLDDKSTMGPLINRAAVDKAHDLVRDALDKGARLVAGYHDAVPGDNFFAPTLLADVTPEMAVYREENFCPVAGVLPYQDLDRVIEMSNDTEYGLAAYVYGHDIRQIWRCMRGLEFGMVSVNSVKMTGHPIPFGGVKQSGLGREGSLHGFEEYSEIKYCCLGALPTVSGS
- the hxpB gene encoding hexitol phosphatase HxpB encodes the protein MIDTIIFDMDGVLVDSEPFWRKAKVNAVARFGGQITEQLAYQSTGLRIDEIANYWIRYCDLDPKCASDLADTILVEVIGQIKAHGQLLPGVKESLDLLAKTDLKIGLASSSPLRLIEAVLETFEIGKYFSIYVSAEHLPYGKPHPQVYMGAAVKLNAEPYNCLAIEDSVNGLIAAKAAGMTAICVPEPGQEMNPRFGIADIKLTSLEDFSTSKEVVKLLGKSIA
- a CDS encoding aspartate aminotransferase family protein — protein: MSTKTQQLLEIDRQRVFHASTHLKQYAAGELPGRIISNGQGIRITDSEGNELLDGFAGLYCVNIGYGRTEMADAIYEQAKELAYYHTYVGHTNEALVKLSDRIIKMSPDGMSKVYYGMSGSDANETQLKLVWYYNNVRGLPEKKKIISRDRAYHGSSIASGSMTGLPLFHAHFDLPLERIKHTMAPYYYRREDDSMSELEFSQYCADQLEAMILAEGPETIAAMIAEPVLGTGGIVPPPEGYWQAIRKVLDKYDVLLIADEVVCGFGRLGADFGSIHYDMKPDLITVAKGLTSAYQPLSGVIVGERVWNVLENGTDQWGAIGHGYTYSGHPMGAAAANCNLDIIEREGLVQNAANVGAYLQQRMSETFNDHPLVGDSRGIGLLHALEFSPDKLRRAHFDPNLKVGPQVSAACLEVGLIARAMPHGDILGFAPALITSRNDVDTIVTKAHRAVNKVMDNLVTSKQWNAK
- a CDS encoding Lrp/AsnC family transcriptional regulator, with product MRLDRYDVKILQILHDNGRITKSHLAEEINLSVSPCWERVKKLEEAGIIEGYGAKVNADVLFKRTSVMVEVSLKEHNAQAFKRFEQLVRHTPEVTDCYATGGGVDYILKVQSEDIDQYQRLIDNWLDSEVGIERYFTYIVTKTIKRDSGNLEFNQNALL
- a CDS encoding 6-phospho-beta-glucosidase — its product is MSSIFPENFLWGGAVAAHQVEGGWDRDGKGPSIVDVLSGGDVNTQRKITDGVLEGYHYPNHEATAFYDHYKGDVALLAEMGFKCFRTSIYWPRIFPKGDELVPNEAGLQYYDDLFDELLKHGIEPVITLSHFEMPLHLSKEYGGFKDRRVVDFFVRYAETVMRRYKNKVKYWMTFNEINNQRDLHLPLWGYSNSGVDYTIEENPEECMYQVVHHEMVASAKVVKLGHEINPDFQIGCMVAWVPIYPYSCNPDDVMLAQEAMRNRFFFSDVHMRGEYPAYTLKAWERKGYNIKMEPGDLEILKEGVCDYVGFSYYMSVAVKADAEETTEGSMSGFTGSVKNPHVQASEWGWQIDPVGLRYSLCELYERYNKPLFIVENGFGAIDKVEENGEINDDYRIDYLKAHIEEMQKAVNYDGVDLMGYTPWGCIDCVSYGTGEYRKRYGFIHVDRHDDGTGTMERSRKKSFYWYQGVISSNGDKL